In Phreatobacter aquaticus, a single genomic region encodes these proteins:
- a CDS encoding serine hydrolase domain-containing protein, with amino-acid sequence MADWLQPALTYARSWLQFQHRVHDLPGLQCAIRGDGKVLLDLAIGKASLASGAPLTSDTRLRVASHSKTFTAFGVMKLVDQGRLRLDDKAGQHVTGLHPDTADATIAQLLSHSAGIIRDGTDAGQWQGRRDFLNEAELRAALADAPLIPANTRFKYSNHGFGLLGLIIEAVTGEPYATWMAREVVSPAGLAATMPDAPVPEGTPLADGHGNKLLLGKRFVVPMAQGTGALAAATGFVSTAKDLTALIAQLDPAAPASILSVGSRREMVRRHWKVLDSVIDRHYGLGTIHGGNGDWAWYGHSGVFPGCFSHTCIVPAAGLTLSVIINAPDVVPATLVEGLIEILKVFKANGAPAATLAPWTGRWWSMWGPVDLLAVGNKVIVAVPGQANPFTDASEIVEVKGNVGIVGKATGFTNYRETARLETDGSGKPVALWLGGIKLLPEAEAAAETGAKFQVAATT; translated from the coding sequence ATGGCTGACTGGCTGCAACCTGCGCTCACCTATGCGCGCTCCTGGCTCCAATTCCAGCACCGGGTGCACGATTTACCCGGCCTCCAGTGCGCGATCCGCGGCGACGGCAAGGTCCTGCTCGATCTCGCCATCGGCAAGGCGTCGCTGGCTTCGGGAGCACCGCTGACGTCGGACACGCGGCTGCGGGTTGCCTCCCATTCCAAGACCTTCACCGCCTTCGGCGTGATGAAACTGGTCGATCAGGGGCGGCTGCGGCTCGACGATAAGGCCGGCCAGCATGTGACGGGCCTGCATCCCGACACGGCGGATGCGACGATCGCGCAGCTTCTGTCGCATTCCGCCGGCATCATCCGCGACGGCACCGATGCCGGCCAGTGGCAGGGGCGCCGGGATTTCCTGAACGAAGCCGAACTGCGCGCGGCGCTTGCCGACGCGCCGCTGATCCCGGCCAATACGCGCTTCAAATATTCCAATCACGGCTTCGGCCTGCTCGGCCTGATCATCGAGGCGGTCACCGGCGAGCCCTATGCGACCTGGATGGCGCGCGAGGTGGTGTCACCGGCCGGCCTTGCTGCGACGATGCCGGATGCGCCAGTTCCCGAAGGGACGCCGCTCGCCGATGGCCACGGCAACAAGCTGCTACTCGGCAAGCGCTTCGTCGTGCCGATGGCCCAGGGCACCGGCGCCCTTGCGGCCGCCACCGGCTTCGTCTCCACCGCGAAGGACCTCACCGCCCTGATCGCGCAGCTCGACCCCGCGGCGCCGGCCAGCATCCTCAGCGTCGGCAGCCGCCGCGAAATGGTACGCCGCCACTGGAAGGTGCTGGATAGCGTGATCGACCGGCACTATGGCCTCGGCACCATCCACGGTGGCAACGGCGACTGGGCCTGGTACGGCCATTCCGGCGTGTTCCCCGGCTGCTTCTCCCACACCTGCATAGTGCCCGCCGCCGGGTTGACCCTCAGCGTGATCATCAATGCGCCGGATGTGGTGCCGGCGACCCTCGTTGAAGGGCTCATCGAAATTCTGAAGGTGTTCAAGGCGAATGGCGCCCCGGCCGCGACCCTTGCCCCGTGGACCGGCCGCTGGTGGTCCATGTGGGGGCCGGTCGATCTGCTGGCTGTCGGGAATAAGGTGATCGTCGCCGTGCCGGGACAGGCCAATCCCTTCACCGATGCCAGTGAGATCGTGGAGGTGAAGGGCAACGTGGGAATCGTCGGCAAGGCAACCGGCTTCACCAACTATCGCGAGACCGCGCGCCTTGAGACTGATGGGTCCGGCAAACCGGTCGCGCTCTGGCTCGGCGGCATCAAGCTGCTGCCGGAGGCAGAGGCCGCCGCCGAGACAGGGGCGAAGTTTCAGGTCGCCGCAACGACCTGA
- a CDS encoding potassium-transporting ATPase subunit F translates to MTPDLILGLGFAIVAFGYLLVALLRPERF, encoded by the coding sequence ATGACACCCGATCTCATTCTTGGCCTCGGCTTCGCCATTGTCGCGTTCGGCTACCTGCTCGTCGCGTTGTTGCGGCCTGAGCGCTTCTGA
- a CDS encoding DUF6282 family protein, with the protein MTATSATDSRANQVRDLLVGAVDLHCHSGPAAMPRILDHHEAMLDAAAAKFRALVYKDHFYLGTAHAVILEKLFPETGLKLYSGLALNNASGGFNPHAVDHAIKLGAKIIWLPTLSAQHHIDAQTSGQAKTFPKTSQKMLDPIGLSALDANGRITDPVKQILDLIAEGDIILAGGHLSAAELCLVFDEARARGVKKMIINHPTYIVGCTDADIRTLVGLGAYMEHSICMFVEGRSKKFTPQQLAHLIEVAGVDRTVLCSDLGLVGSPRPVDGYREVVGHLLDLQVGEADIRAMIGGHAAKLLNLD; encoded by the coding sequence ATGACTGCAACAAGCGCAACCGACAGCCGTGCCAACCAGGTCCGCGACCTGCTGGTCGGCGCGGTCGATCTCCACTGCCATTCCGGACCCGCGGCCATGCCGCGGATCCTCGACCATCACGAGGCCATGCTCGACGCGGCGGCCGCGAAATTCCGGGCGCTGGTCTACAAGGACCACTTCTATCTCGGCACGGCCCATGCCGTGATCCTGGAGAAGTTGTTCCCCGAGACTGGCCTGAAGCTTTATTCAGGTCTCGCCCTCAACAATGCCAGCGGTGGCTTCAACCCGCACGCCGTCGATCATGCCATCAAGCTCGGCGCCAAGATCATCTGGCTGCCGACCCTGTCGGCCCAGCACCATATCGACGCGCAGACCTCCGGACAGGCCAAGACCTTTCCGAAGACCTCGCAGAAGATGCTGGATCCGATCGGGCTTTCGGCCCTCGACGCCAATGGCCGCATCACCGACCCGGTGAAGCAGATCCTCGACCTGATCGCCGAAGGCGACATCATCCTGGCCGGCGGCCACCTTTCCGCGGCCGAACTCTGCCTGGTCTTCGACGAGGCGCGGGCGCGCGGCGTCAAGAAGATGATCATCAACCACCCGACCTATATCGTCGGCTGTACCGATGCCGATATCCGGACCCTGGTGGGTCTTGGGGCCTATATGGAACATTCGATCTGCATGTTCGTCGAGGGCCGGTCGAAGAAGTTCACACCGCAGCAGCTCGCCCATCTGATCGAGGTTGCCGGCGTCGACCGCACTGTCCTCTGCTCGGACCTTGGGCTTGTCGGTTCGCCCCGGCCGGTCGACGGATATCGGGAGGTCGTCGGCCATCTCCTCGACCTTCAGGTCGGTGAGGCCGATATCCGCGCCATGATCGGCGGACACGCCGCGAAACTGCTCAATCTGGACTGA
- a CDS encoding MFS transporter: MSISPQTAQPVQSGPLKAEAVLLGQVSFVHLISHIHFMTLPALLPILPARLGVSFIDLGAAITLYNFVSFLVQTPMGFATDRFGARRVLTAGLIIGSVSLLVVAIVPTYGCLLVAMAALGLANGVYHPCDYALLSNGIDGSRMGRAFSIHTFAGYLGTAITPPLLLGTAAFAGLSSAFAVAGLIGLAGALMLILVNPDPARPDTAADAGERASEPARPVSRLALVTPTVLSLMAMFVLLALSTSGISSFSVSALVMGYGTDLSTANAALTGFLFASAIGVLAGGALADRTAHHGLVAAGAYGLTAIISLTLALTQPPALGLLVMLGAAGFLTGIITPSRDMMVRAAAPKGSEGIVFGIVSTGFNIGGLIGPLLYAWLLDSGQTSAIFAVAALFMVLTVTLAIVQDLRART; encoded by the coding sequence ATGTCGATCAGTCCGCAGACCGCACAGCCAGTTCAGTCCGGCCCGCTCAAGGCCGAGGCCGTGCTTCTGGGCCAGGTCTCCTTCGTCCACCTGATCAGCCATATTCACTTCATGACGCTGCCGGCGCTGTTGCCCATCCTGCCGGCCAGGCTGGGCGTCTCCTTTATCGACCTCGGCGCGGCCATCACGCTCTACAACTTCGTCTCCTTCCTCGTGCAGACGCCGATGGGGTTTGCGACCGATCGCTTCGGCGCCCGCCGGGTGCTGACCGCGGGCCTCATCATCGGCAGCGTCAGCCTGCTCGTGGTCGCCATCGTACCGACCTATGGATGCCTGCTCGTCGCCATGGCGGCTCTGGGCCTGGCCAATGGCGTCTATCATCCCTGCGACTATGCGCTGCTGTCGAACGGCATCGATGGCTCGCGCATGGGCCGCGCCTTTTCGATCCACACCTTCGCCGGCTATCTCGGCACGGCCATCACGCCGCCGCTCCTGCTCGGCACAGCGGCCTTCGCCGGCCTGTCCAGCGCCTTCGCCGTGGCCGGTCTGATCGGGCTGGCAGGTGCCCTCATGCTGATCCTCGTCAATCCAGATCCCGCCCGACCGGACACCGCAGCGGACGCGGGTGAGCGCGCCTCAGAGCCTGCCCGTCCCGTCTCGCGACTGGCCCTGGTCACGCCCACTGTCCTCTCGCTCATGGCCATGTTCGTGCTGCTCGCCTTGTCGACCAGCGGCATCTCCTCCTTCTCTGTCTCGGCCCTGGTGATGGGCTATGGGACAGATCTCTCGACGGCCAATGCCGCGCTGACGGGCTTCCTGTTCGCCAGTGCCATCGGCGTGCTGGCCGGAGGGGCTCTCGCCGACCGCACCGCGCACCACGGCCTTGTCGCAGCGGGGGCCTATGGGCTCACCGCGATCATCAGTCTGACGCTGGCGCTGACGCAGCCGCCGGCGCTCGGCCTCCTTGTCATGCTGGGCGCGGCCGGCTTTCTGACCGGCATCATCACGCCATCGCGCGACATGATGGTCCGTGCCGCGGCTCCGAAGGGCTCGGAGGGCATCGTGTTCGGCATCGTCTCGACCGGGTTCAACATTGGCGGCCTGATCGGCCCGCTGCTCTATGCCTGGTTGCTCGACAGCGGACAGACATCGGCGATCTTCGCCGTGGCGGCGCTGTTCATGGTGCTGACCGTGACGCTGGCCATCGTGCAGGACCTGCGCGCCAGAACCTGA
- a CDS encoding cupin domain-containing protein, which produces MYHATDPRAALAAAAPAKAKPVQAFAGAEYARFYAEPPQETGSFGKTWLARGQNFIVAYSDVVDGGSLVRKNQVDEYCIILPDAAVGATVTWGGETTTIPGYSIAFVPPGDSTVTLPKGGRIIRLFSTVAPDLAAQCSNAASYASPHPNLPPFQPWPEPKGGWKVRPYSLEIKGEQGRFGRIFRCTTLMVNFLDPRVGLRDITKLSPHFHDDFEQGSLVIDGAFVHDIRWPWTPDMTIWRDDEHELLAAPSLTVIPPPSVHTSRSVLPGFNQMIDIFSPPRVDFSEKPGWVLNADDYPMPGA; this is translated from the coding sequence ATGTATCACGCAACCGACCCGCGCGCCGCGCTCGCCGCCGCAGCTCCAGCCAAGGCGAAGCCCGTCCAGGCCTTTGCCGGGGCCGAATATGCCCGCTTCTATGCCGAGCCGCCGCAGGAGACCGGCAGCTTTGGCAAGACCTGGCTCGCCCGCGGCCAGAACTTCATCGTCGCCTATTCCGACGTAGTCGACGGTGGCAGCCTCGTCCGCAAGAACCAGGTCGACGAATATTGCATCATCCTGCCGGACGCAGCCGTCGGCGCCACCGTGACCTGGGGCGGCGAGACGACCACCATTCCGGGCTACTCCATCGCCTTCGTGCCCCCCGGCGATTCCACCGTGACGCTGCCCAAGGGCGGCCGCATTATCCGGCTGTTCTCGACTGTCGCCCCGGATCTTGCGGCCCAGTGCTCGAATGCCGCGTCCTATGCCAGTCCGCACCCGAACCTGCCGCCGTTCCAGCCGTGGCCCGAGCCGAAGGGTGGCTGGAAAGTTCGCCCCTACAGCCTCGAGATCAAGGGCGAACAGGGCCGCTTCGGCCGCATCTTCCGCTGCACGACGCTGATGGTGAACTTCCTCGATCCGCGCGTCGGCCTTCGCGACATCACCAAGCTGTCACCCCACTTTCACGACGATTTCGAGCAGGGCTCGCTGGTGATCGACGGCGCCTTCGTCCACGACATCCGCTGGCCCTGGACGCCGGACATGACCATCTGGCGCGACGACGAGCATGAATTGCTGGCAGCGCCCTCGCTCACCGTCATCCCGCCGCCGTCCGTGCACACCTCGCGCTCCGTGCTCCCGGGCTTCAACCAGATGATCGACATCTTCTCGCCGCCGCGCGTCGACTTCTCGGAAAAGCCCGGCTGGGTGCTGAACGCCGACGATTATCCGATGCCCGGCGCCTGA
- a CDS encoding Bug family tripartite tricarboxylate transporter substrate binding protein — MVSLRRVALVLISFVGLIAPQLATAQTWPTRPVTLVVPFTAGTASDVLARSFAEFATRELGQPVVIDNRGGAGGNIGAAAVAKAAPDGHTILFATTGPAATNKLMYENLAFDPERDFAPVVLVAKLPVIIVARPNSVADLAEFVRQAKANPGKLSIGFPGNGTLGHITGLLLARLAGIEFNAVQYRGSGQIVSDLLGGHIDVGIDSMAPYVTNVQSGQLKALAIASARRWPGLPDVPTTAEAGLPGFEASVWYALLAPTGTSPQIVARLNAVANAYLDSPAAKEMFGKLGMEGAGGTPDALRTFIQSELAKLGPIVREANIRF, encoded by the coding sequence ATGGTGTCGCTGCGGCGCGTTGCGCTGGTTCTCATCTCATTCGTCGGGCTGATCGCCCCTCAGCTCGCGACGGCCCAGACCTGGCCGACACGTCCGGTCACGCTGGTGGTGCCGTTCACGGCGGGCACCGCATCGGACGTGCTCGCGAGATCCTTCGCCGAGTTCGCAACGCGGGAGCTGGGGCAGCCGGTGGTCATCGACAATCGCGGCGGCGCCGGCGGCAATATCGGCGCGGCGGCCGTGGCCAAGGCAGCCCCCGATGGCCATACGATCCTGTTCGCGACGACCGGGCCTGCCGCCACCAACAAGCTGATGTATGAAAACCTGGCCTTCGATCCCGAGCGCGATTTCGCGCCGGTCGTGCTGGTCGCCAAGCTGCCGGTGATCATCGTCGCGCGGCCGAATTCGGTAGCCGATCTCGCCGAATTCGTCCGGCAGGCGAAGGCCAATCCAGGCAAACTCTCGATCGGCTTTCCGGGCAACGGCACGCTCGGTCACATTACCGGGCTGCTTCTCGCGCGGCTCGCCGGTATCGAGTTCAACGCCGTGCAATATCGCGGCAGCGGTCAGATCGTCTCCGATCTGCTCGGCGGCCATATTGATGTCGGCATCGACTCGATGGCGCCCTATGTCACCAATGTCCAGAGCGGCCAGCTGAAGGCGCTGGCCATTGCCAGTGCGCGGCGCTGGCCGGGACTGCCGGACGTGCCGACCACAGCGGAAGCCGGCCTGCCGGGCTTCGAGGCTTCGGTCTGGTATGCGCTGCTGGCACCAACGGGCACGTCGCCGCAGATTGTCGCCAGGCTCAATGCGGTCGCCAATGCCTATCTGGACAGCCCGGCGGCCAAGGAGATGTTCGGCAAGCTTGGCATGGAAGGCGCCGGCGGCACGCCGGACGCGCTGAGAACCTTCATCCAGTCGGAACTTGCCAAGTTGGGGCCGATTGTCCGGGAAGCGAATATCCGCTTCTAG
- a CDS encoding cyclase family protein: protein MQTNRRWTERPPGSTWGDYGMDDQIGRLNLLTPERIRAAAREVREGLRFCLSLPLDLPGGNVVNPRRLPPKLMPTGPASNYRSNFPLTQIDPRLTDVVSDDYAIIHLQYSTQWDSFAHVGSWFDIMGDGVPRMTYYNGYQANRHVCGPVDYRSGSAMACDDPMQARALGIENFAATPIQGRGVMVDLLKAWGPGRTAIGYDHLMRAIDTQSVEVETGDLLCFRTGYSDALIRMAGNPDGAELQRTGAALDGRDERLLQWISDSGVAALIADNYAVEHLDDRPEPSGEAPYASLPLHEHCLFKLGVPLGEIWYLSELADWLGTHGRSRFLLTAPPLRLPGAVGSPVTPVATV, encoded by the coding sequence ATGCAGACGAACAGGCGTTGGACTGAGCGGCCGCCGGGCTCCACCTGGGGCGATTACGGCATGGATGACCAGATCGGTCGGCTGAACCTCCTGACGCCCGAGCGCATCCGCGCCGCCGCCCGCGAGGTGCGTGAAGGCCTGCGCTTCTGCCTGTCTCTGCCGCTCGACCTGCCGGGCGGCAATGTCGTCAATCCCCGCAGACTGCCGCCGAAGCTGATGCCGACGGGGCCAGCCAGCAACTATCGCTCGAACTTCCCGCTGACCCAGATCGATCCTCGGCTGACCGATGTGGTGAGCGACGACTACGCCATCATCCATCTCCAGTACTCGACCCAGTGGGACAGTTTCGCCCATGTCGGCTCATGGTTCGACATCATGGGCGATGGCGTGCCACGCATGACCTATTACAACGGCTATCAGGCCAACCGGCACGTCTGCGGTCCCGTGGACTACAGGTCCGGCTCGGCCATGGCCTGCGACGATCCCATGCAGGCGCGCGCGCTCGGCATCGAGAATTTCGCGGCAACGCCGATCCAGGGACGCGGCGTCATGGTCGATCTCCTGAAGGCGTGGGGCCCAGGCCGCACCGCGATTGGCTATGATCACCTGATGAGGGCCATCGACACCCAGTCGGTGGAAGTCGAGACCGGCGATCTCCTCTGCTTCAGGACAGGTTATTCCGATGCCCTGATCCGGATGGCCGGCAATCCCGACGGTGCGGAACTGCAGCGCACCGGCGCTGCCCTCGACGGACGCGACGAGCGCCTGCTGCAATGGATCAGCGACAGCGGCGTGGCCGCCCTGATCGCCGACAATTACGCCGTCGAGCATCTGGACGACCGCCCGGAGCCCTCGGGCGAGGCGCCCTACGCTTCTCTGCCGCTCCACGAGCATTGCCTGTTCAAGCTCGGCGTGCCGCTCGGCGAAATCTGGTATCTGTCCGAACTGGCAGACTGGCTCGGCACCCATGGCCGATCCCGGTTCCTGCTCACCGCGCCGCCGCTCCGCCTGCCGGGCGCGGTTGGATCACCAGTAACGCCGGTCGCGACCGTCTGA
- a CDS encoding DNA-binding transcriptional regulator codes for MPSFPPVQSVSRALQLLAEVNRLGLATVGELHRRTGLPKPTIVRLLETLVSTGYVLRDERMRGYQVTSEVGRLSSGFHGAPMVIEAARPWATALTRQIKWPTAVCVLDHDAVIVRFSTIPDSPISPFHATIGHRLSLASRALGRAYLVFCPQEERDILLSLMRSSADAENRALTDENLNALIEVTRRRGFAERDGDVEPKTSSTVAVPIMLGDRVLATFGVTYFRTAVPTPEARAKLVFPLKEAAANVERQVQALAQSMGAAFRDEK; via the coding sequence GTGCCATCCTTTCCCCCGGTTCAGTCGGTGTCGCGCGCGCTGCAATTGCTGGCCGAGGTCAATCGGCTGGGACTGGCAACCGTCGGCGAGCTGCACCGGCGCACGGGCCTGCCAAAGCCCACCATCGTGCGGCTGCTCGAAACGCTGGTCTCGACCGGCTATGTGCTGCGCGACGAGCGCATGCGCGGCTATCAGGTGACCTCCGAGGTCGGGCGGCTCAGCTCCGGCTTTCACGGCGCACCCATGGTGATCGAAGCCGCGCGCCCCTGGGCCACCGCACTCACTCGCCAGATCAAATGGCCGACGGCGGTCTGCGTTCTCGACCACGACGCCGTCATTGTCCGTTTCAGCACGATCCCCGACAGCCCGATCTCTCCGTTCCATGCCACGATCGGCCATCGGCTGAGCCTGGCTTCGCGGGCCTTGGGGCGCGCCTATCTGGTCTTCTGTCCACAAGAGGAGCGGGACATCCTGCTCAGCCTGATGCGGAGCTCGGCGGATGCCGAAAACCGCGCCCTGACGGACGAGAACCTCAACGCGCTGATCGAGGTGACGCGCCGCCGGGGCTTTGCCGAGCGCGATGGGGACGTCGAGCCGAAGACCTCCTCGACGGTGGCGGTGCCGATCATGCTGGGCGACCGGGTGCTCGCCACCTTCGGCGTCACCTATTTCCGGACGGCAGTGCCGACGCCCGAGGCCCGAGCCAAACTGGTCTTTCCGCTCAAGGAAGCGGCGGCCAATGTCGAGCGCCAGGTGCAGGCGCTGGCCCAGTCCATGGGGGCTGCGTTTCGCGATGAGAAATAG
- a CDS encoding 2,4'-dihydroxyacetophenone dioxygenase family protein, which yields MSDPVKVAAPVNDKWVPYRHPMPKESPPELIVPDVVPKDERIWVPVDDNVWFRPLCMSASRGYWMNLLRVRRSGVLSRHRHPQPVHGYVIKGEWRYLEHDWVATEGGYVYEAPGETHTLVVDPHVEEMITMFQVNGAMIYVDPEGACLGYDDVFTRIDRCRKHYIDVGLGESYIDQFIR from the coding sequence ATGTCCGATCCCGTCAAGGTTGCCGCCCCCGTCAACGACAAGTGGGTGCCCTATCGCCACCCGATGCCGAAGGAATCGCCGCCGGAACTGATCGTTCCCGACGTCGTGCCGAAGGACGAGCGCATCTGGGTGCCGGTCGACGACAATGTGTGGTTCCGCCCGCTCTGCATGTCGGCCTCGCGCGGCTACTGGATGAACCTGCTGCGCGTGCGCCGCTCCGGCGTTCTGTCGCGCCACCGCCATCCACAGCCGGTGCATGGCTATGTCATCAAGGGTGAGTGGCGCTATCTCGAACATGACTGGGTCGCAACCGAAGGCGGCTATGTCTACGAGGCGCCCGGCGAAACCCACACCCTGGTGGTCGATCCCCATGTGGAGGAAATGATCACCATGTTCCAGGTGAACGGCGCGATGATCTATGTCGATCCGGAGGGCGCCTGCCTCGGCTATGACGACGTCTTCACCCGCATCGATCGCTGCCGGAAGCACTATATCGATGTGGGGCTGGGTGAATCCTATATCGACCAGTTCATCCGATAG
- a CDS encoding Bug family tripartite tricarboxylate transporter substrate binding protein — protein sequence MFHISRRSFAASLSGLAGALASPSLVQAQAWPSRAITLVVPFPAGASTDIVARLLAEKLRVDLGQGVVVENKVGAGGNLAASSVVRAAPDGYTLFVSSSGPLVTNKLLYKSLSFDPLADFEPIALLGDVQLVVATHPSLPVTSLAELIAYGKANPGKLTFGIPGFGLMGHIAGELIQRTAGFQMTTVPYRGSAPLTNDLIAGNVNVSIDFLPTYLPHIESKAVRGLAVTADIRATQAPAVPTLSEAGLPGIAATSWFGLAGPKGLPKPIVDRLAQLSTAFMTSAEAKARFEPIGVRTIGQGPEALRAAQLGEIAKWEGVIRAANISLE from the coding sequence ATGTTCCACATCTCCCGCCGCAGCTTCGCCGCGTCGCTCTCAGGCCTTGCCGGTGCGCTGGCCTCGCCTTCACTCGTCCAGGCGCAGGCCTGGCCGTCGCGGGCGATCACCTTGGTCGTGCCGTTTCCGGCCGGCGCCTCCACCGACATTGTCGCGCGCCTGCTGGCAGAGAAGTTGCGCGTGGACCTCGGTCAGGGCGTCGTGGTCGAGAACAAGGTGGGTGCAGGCGGCAATCTCGCGGCGTCCAGCGTGGTGCGCGCAGCCCCCGACGGCTACACATTGTTCGTCTCATCGTCCGGGCCTTTGGTCACCAACAAGCTGCTCTACAAGTCGCTGAGCTTTGACCCCCTGGCCGATTTCGAGCCGATTGCCTTGCTCGGCGATGTCCAGCTGGTCGTCGCGACCCATCCGTCGCTACCGGTGACGTCGCTCGCCGAGCTGATTGCCTATGGCAAGGCCAATCCCGGCAAGCTTACCTTCGGCATTCCGGGGTTCGGCCTGATGGGCCATATTGCCGGCGAATTGATCCAGCGCACCGCCGGGTTCCAGATGACCACGGTGCCCTATCGCGGCTCGGCGCCGCTGACCAATGATCTCATCGCCGGCAATGTGAATGTCTCGATCGATTTCCTGCCGACCTATCTGCCGCATATCGAGAGCAAGGCGGTCCGCGGGCTGGCTGTCACCGCCGACATCCGCGCAACCCAGGCCCCGGCGGTGCCAACCCTGTCGGAAGCGGGCTTGCCGGGGATCGCCGCGACGTCCTGGTTTGGTCTTGCCGGTCCGAAGGGCTTGCCGAAGCCGATCGTCGATCGGCTCGCCCAGCTCAGCACCGCTTTCATGACCAGCGCGGAAGCCAAGGCGAGGTTCGAACCGATTGGGGTCCGCACCATCGGCCAGGGGCCGGAAGCTCTGCGGGCCGCCCAACTGGGCGAGATTGCCAAGTGGGAAGGCGTCATCCGCGCCGCAAACATCTCGCTGGAATGA
- a CDS encoding HpcH/HpaI aldolase family protein: protein MTLARPHPTAFRSRFAARETLVGTFIKTPTSHAIEIVGGLGFDFVVIDEEHAPFDRMATDIALLAARAAGTAGIVRVPSASAEGILSVLDCGAVGVLVPHVASAAKARDVVAACRYRGGSRGFSASARAGGYGTLKMWDHVAASDDATTVIAMIEDKAALDGIDAIMAVEGLDGVFIGRGDLTVAFGAPTRDAPVIRDAVNTILAAAEKAGKPVCVMTDGYAEASDFASRGASAFIVSSDQGLMKKAAAQTLTDFAPLRKPA from the coding sequence ATGACCCTTGCCCGCCCGCACCCGACCGCATTCCGCAGCCGCTTTGCCGCCCGCGAAACCCTGGTCGGCACCTTCATCAAGACACCGACCAGCCACGCGATCGAGATCGTCGGCGGCCTTGGCTTCGACTTCGTGGTGATCGACGAGGAGCACGCGCCCTTCGACCGCATGGCGACGGATATCGCGCTTCTGGCGGCGCGTGCGGCTGGCACGGCCGGCATCGTCCGGGTGCCATCGGCCTCAGCCGAGGGCATCCTCTCCGTGCTCGATTGCGGCGCGGTCGGTGTGCTGGTGCCCCATGTCGCCAGCGCGGCCAAGGCCCGCGATGTCGTGGCGGCATGTCGCTATCGCGGCGGTTCCAGGGGCTTCTCCGCCTCCGCGCGCGCCGGCGGCTATGGCACGCTCAAGATGTGGGACCATGTCGCGGCGTCGGACGACGCCACCACGGTTATCGCGATGATCGAGGACAAGGCGGCGCTCGACGGGATCGACGCCATCATGGCGGTCGAGGGTCTCGACGGCGTGTTCATCGGCCGTGGTGACCTGACTGTTGCCTTCGGTGCGCCGACCCGTGACGCACCCGTCATCCGCGATGCAGTCAACACCATCCTCGCCGCCGCCGAGAAGGCCGGAAAACCCGTCTGCGTCATGACCGATGGCTATGCGGAGGCCTCGGACTTCGCCAGCCGCGGCGCCAGCGCCTTCATCGTCTCGTCCGACCAGGGGCTGATGAAGAAGGCCGCGGCACAGACGCTCACCGACTTCGCGCCGCTGCGCAAGCCAGCCTGA